Proteins encoded together in one Telopea speciosissima isolate NSW1024214 ecotype Mountain lineage chromosome 4, Tspe_v1, whole genome shotgun sequence window:
- the LOC122659888 gene encoding protein GAMETE CELL DEFECTIVE 1, mitochondrial, whose product MHSLYRIFSRLSVSPAISRSFREATTGDIRIASNGLESLRITSSKLFSSKSGDGRNEEDAWSKGWKTTGSSTESNESSDLGWDSVSSWSTGLTKEHFDGEAIGRQVSPGKGDVVPLSPSMSSEDIDEVAELEKENRKSREFVDGWGERMKEMNVLLKQVREPGSRGSYLKDSEKAEMYRLHKENPDVYTIERLAKDYRIMRQRVHAILWLKELEEEEEKKLGHPLDDSVELLLDACPEFFKSHDMEFHVASLPYKPDFKVMPEGWDGTAKDPDEVHFEISMKEDEMLYQEFLQKMNFNKKKMAGEVKCHKYSRRRPSEGWNFTVEKLGPRGKRGGGGGWKFVSLPDGSSRPLNEMERMYVKRETVRRRRKILP is encoded by the exons ATGCACAGTCTATATCGTATCTTCTCCCGACTCTCTGTTTCTCCTGCAATCTCAAGATCCTTCCGAGAAGCTACAACCGGTGACATAAGAATCGCTTCAAATGGTCTTGAATCCTTGAGAATTACGAGCTCGAAATTATTCTCTTCGAAATCGGGCGATGGTCGAAATGAAGAAGATGCGTGGTCTAAAGGATGGAAGACCACTGGTTCGTCAACAGAATCCAACGAGAGCTCCGATTTAGGTTGGGACTCTGTGTCGTCGTGGTCTACTGGTCTGACCAAGGAGCACTTCGACGGTGAAGCCATCGGCCGGCAGGTTTCTCCGGGGAAAGGTGATGTCGTGCCGTTATCGCCGTCGATGTCTTCGGAGGACATTGATGAGGTGGCAGAGTTGGAGAAAGAGAACCGGAAGAGCAGAGAGTTTGTTGATGGATGGGGTGAGCGGATGAAGGAGATGAATGTTTTGTTGAAGCAGGTGAGAGAGCCCGGTTCTAGGGGTTCGTATCTGAAGGATTCTGAGAAGGCTGAAATGTATCGGTTGCATAAGGAGAATCCCGATGTGTATACGATTGAGAGATTGGCGAAGGATTACCGTATAATGCGGCAGAGGGTACATGCGATTCTGTGGTTGAaggagcttgaggaggaagaggagaagaagcttGGGCACCCGTTGGATGATTCTGTTGAGCTTTTGCTTGATGCTTGCCCTGA GTTCTTCAAATCTCATGATATGGAATTCCATGTTGCTTCCCTTCCTTACAAACCTGATTTCAAGGTCATGCCCGAGGGCTGGGACGGCACTGCCAAAGATCCCGATGAAGTTCATTTTGAGATATCTATGAAGGAAGATGAAATGTTATATCAGGAATTTCTACAAAAGATGAACTTCAATAAGAAAAAG ATGGCTGGGGAGGTTAAATGCCACAAATACAGCAGGAGACGCCCTTCTGAAGGCTGGAACTTCACTGTTGAGAAACTGGGTCCACGTGGGAAAcgaggaggtggaggtggttgGAAATTTGTGAGCTTACCAGATGGATCTAGCCGACCATTGAATGAAATGGAGAGAATGTATGTGAAGAGGGAAACTGTACGCCGCCGCCGTAAGATCCTTCCTTGA
- the LOC122660181 gene encoding 60S ribosomal export protein NMD3-like: MMAEEAGMFRVHQTVGSVLCCKCGIPMAPNAANMCVKCLRSEVDITEGLQKHVIIMHCPECDTYLQPPRTWIKAQLESKELLTFCVKRLKNLNKVRLVHAEFVWTEPHSKRIKVRLRVQKEVLNGAILEQAYIVEYVQQDHMCDSCSRAQANPDQWVAAVQLRQHVSHRRTFFYLEQVILRHDAAASCIKITQMDQGIDFFFANRSHAVKFVEFLGKVAPIRSRNDKQLVSHDPKSNNYNYKYTFSVEISPICREDLICLPPKVATSLGNLGPLVLCAKVSNSLTLLDPFTLRHCYMDADQYWRTSFASLLSSRQLVEYIVLDVELVSSEVNVGGSGYALADAQVARVSDFGKNDKIFNIRTHLGHILNAGDYALGYDLYGANTNDIQLDKYKGYILPEAILIKKSYEEKRQKRRRKPRHWKLNSLNMEVDTSTRGRIDEEKMNKEYEEFLKDLEENPELRFNISLYRNKEYQPSEMASMTDGEDVPSVPVEELLADLDLDDDEEDVNDGMRE, encoded by the coding sequence ATGATGGCTGAAGAAGCAGGTATGTTTCGGGTGCATCAAACGGTTGGAAGTGTTCTTTGTTGCAAGTGTGGTATCCCAATGGCACCAAATGCTGCAAATATGTGTGTGAAGTGTTTGCGTTCTGAAGTTGACATTACAGAGGGTCTACAGAAGCATGTGATTATTATGCACTGCCCTGAGTGTGATACTTACTTGCAGCCTCCAAGAACTTGGATAAAGGCCCAACTGGAGTCGAAGGAACTCTTAACATTTTGTGTGAAGAGGTTGAAGAACTTGAACAAGGTCAGGTTGGTACACGCAGAATTTGTTTGGACTGAGCCTCACTCGAAAAGGATTAAAGTGAGGCTGAGGGTTCAGAAGGAGGTCCTTAATGGGGCAATACTTGAACAAGCGTATATCGTGGAGTATGTTCAGCAGGACCACATGTGTGATTCCTGTTCCAGGGCTCAGGCCAACCCTGACCAGTGGGTGGCTGCTGTCCAACTCAGGCAGCATGTTTCTCACAGGAGGACTTTCTTCTATTTGGAGCAGGTTATTCTTCGGCATGATGCTGCTGCTTCTTGCATAAAAATTACACAGATGGATCAAGGTATCGACTTCTTTTTTGCTAACCGGAGCCATGCTGTAAAATTCGTAGAATTCTTGGGGAAAGTTGCCCCTATCAGGAGTCGAAATGATAAACAACTTGTTTCCCATGATCCTAAGAGCAACAATTACAACTATAAATACACGTTCTCTGTTGAAATCTCCCCAATTTGTAGGGAGGATCTGATCTGCCTTCCACCAAAAGTAGCTACTAGTTTGGGGAATTTGGGACCCCTTGTCTTGTGCGCAAAGGTGAGCAACAGCTTGACTTTACTGGATCCTTTTACTCTAAGGCATTGTTACATGGATGCGGACCAGTATTGGAGGACCTCCTTTGCATCTCTACTTTCAAGTAGGCAGCTTGTGGAATATATAGTATTGGATGTGGAGCTTGTTTCATCTGAAGTCAACGTTGGAGGCTCAGGATATGCTTTAGCTGATGCACAAGTGGCACGTGTATCTGATTTTGGGAAAAATGACAAGATTTTCAATATAAGAACCCACCTTGGCCATATATTGAACGCTGGGGATTATGCTCTTGGCTATGACCTCTATGGGGCTAACACTAATGATATTCAACTGGACAAATATAAAGGTTATATTCTCCCAGAGGCAATTCTAATAAAGAAGAGCTATGAAGAGAAGCGTCAAAAGCGACGTAGGAAGCCTCGTCATTGGAAGCTTAACTCCCTCAATATGGAGGTAGACACCTCTACTAGAGGTAGAATTGATGAGGAGAAGATGAATAAAGAGTATGAAGAGTTCTTGAAAGATTTGGAGGAGAACCCAGAGTTGAGGTTTAATATATCACTGTACCGTAATAAGGAGTACCAACCATCAGAGATGGCATCGATGACTGATGGGGAGGATGTACCCTCTGTGCCAGTGGAGGAATTGCTTGCTGATCTTGAtctagatgatgatgaagaagatgtcAACGATGGCATGAGGGAGTGA
- the LOC122659140 gene encoding uncharacterized protein LOC122659140 has translation MIPIVERFQKLKPRTFAGLSDDLLLPSKWVQQMEKIFDFLGCTGEQRIACGGFQLEGDAEAWWKSTRPNLMALHPNLTWDQFKTAFYENYFPRNFREKKEAEFMSLVQGSKSVQEYQQKYEELHHFAPPYLRDDQGKASRFERGMRNTVGAIVLSYNLQRYTAVVQMAKSIEDR, from the coding sequence ATGATTCCAATAGTTGAGCGATTCCAAAAGCTCAAACCTCGTACCTTCGCCGGACTCAGTGATGATTTGCTCCTTCCCTCTAAATGGGTTCAACAAATGGAAAAGATCTTTGATTTCCTGGGCTGCACGGGCGAGCAAAGAATAGCTTGTGGCGGCTTTCAACTTGAGGGAGACGCTGAGGCTTGGTGGAAAAGTACTCGACCCAATCTCATGGCTCTTCATCCCAACCTAACTTGGGACCAATTCAAGACCGCCTTTTAcgagaactacttccctagGAACTTTcgagaaaagaaggaagctgagtttatGTCACTTGTTCAGGGGTCGAAGTCGGTACAAGAGTACCAACAGAAATATGAGGAATTACACCACTTCGCTCCTCCTTACCTTAGAGATGACCAAGGGAAGGCGAGCAGATTTGAGAGAGGCATGAGAAATACTGTTGGGGCCATAGTGTTGAGTTATAACCTCCAGCGGTACACCGCAGTGGTTCAAATGGCGAAGTCCATCGAGGATCGATAG